The Barnesiella intestinihominis YIT 11860 DNA window GGTATCATACCGACAAGTTTTATTCCACACCCCGGCCATCTCATCAAAAAAATTCATTTCTCCTCCTTTCTCTCAAAACAAGCCAACAAATACTCGCACCACTCATCCATGCCCATACCCCGGGTCGCCGAAATTTCAAAAAAACACAACTGAGGATTTATTTTCAAGGCATTATCTTTCAATCGGGCGACATCGCTATCCACATAAGGCAACAAATCTATTTTGTTGATTATACAAATATCAGCACCGGCAAACATATAGGGATACTTCAACGGCTTATCGTCTCCCTCGGTCACACTGAGAAGAACGACTCGGAGATTTTCGCCCAAGTCGAACATGGCCGGACACACCAAATTGCCTACATTCTCTATAAACAACAACGTATCTTTCACGGCCAATTCATCGAACGCCGACGATACCATACGGGCATCGAGGTGACAACCATTGTGTGTATTGATTTGTATGGCTGGAATACCCAAATTCCTAATACGTCCGGCATCATTGTCGGTATGCTGGTCTCCCTCTATTACGGCAATCTTATGAAAATCTCTTCCACCCAGCCGTTTAATAGTGCTTTCGAGTAAAGTCGTTTTACCCGATCCCGGCGAACTAACCAAATTTATCGCCCAACAACCTGTTGTATTCCATATATTTCTATTCTGCCCGGCAATCCTATTATTCTCACTTAAAATATCTTGTTCTACGGCAATATCAACCGTTTTCCCATGTCCGTGAGCAATTCCCAGACGATGCATTTCTTCATGGCTCATCTCCTGATGGCCACAACCGCAAGTCGTACACATATCTTTTTAATTTTAATATTATTACTTATCTGTTTCTACAATCAGTGAGGTAAGACGAAACTCTTGTCCCGAAACCAACCGTGTTTTATAGCTTCCGCATTTCGGGCACGAGGCATATAACGAAACCGGTGAAAACGACTCACCGCAAACACCGCAAACCGCCAACGGTTTCACCCGATCGACCATTACCCGAGCACCGGCAAACGCACTTCTCTCCAAAACCATATTCAATGAAAATAAAAAAGCATCATTATCCACACCCGATAAATCGCCAATAGTTATCTCGATGCATCGAACCGAACCACCACCATGTAGTGCCAGCTCTTTTTCCACCAGCTCCACCACGCTACAAGCCAACGACAACTCGTGCATGCCTCTTATCATTATGGTTCATCGATTGTTCTATCCATGCAGCTGTTACGGCCATTTGTCCCACGGCAATACCGGCATCGTTACAAGGGACGGAAGCAGGCAAATAGGGTTGTAACCCCAACTGTCTCAACATGGGCATCAAAATATCGACCAACAACTTATTTTGGAAAACACCCCCGCACAGGACGACTCTCGACAACTTTTGCCGGACAGCCTGTTTCGCCAATTCAACGCACCACATAGCCGCATAGGTTCGATGAAAAGCCGAAGCTATCTCAGAGCGGGGAACTCCTTTCTGTAAATCGTTCAAAACAGCCTTCACCAACCACGAAAAATCGAGAGGATTATCTTTGTCGAAAGGATAAATTTTCAAGATAGAACGGTCGGCTACCTGTTCCAACTTTTGAGGAGCTTCCGATCGATATCGATTGAAATCCGCTATACCCAATAGAGAAGCGACTGCATCGAACAGCCGGCCTGCCCCGGAACTTAACGGAGTATTGATACGACGGGCAATCATACGACTCACCAATTTAATACGGTCCTCTCCTACCCGTTTTACGAAATTGTCGGGTAAAGGCATATTCTCTCCATACAACGAGTACAACAGCGATACGGCCATTCTCCACGGTTCACGAGCGGCAATATCGCCTCCCGGCATCGGCAAATAAAGATGGTGCGATAACCGCCTATATTCCGTACGAGAGCACCGGATCAGTTCTCCGCCCCAAATCGTGCAATCATCGCCATAACCGGTTCCGTCGAGACATAACGCCAATACATCGCCGGTGAGCGCATATTCGGCCATTACAGCTACGGCATGGGCATGGTGATGTTGTACCCGATACACAGGTATATGCCTCTCGACTGCATATCGTTCACCCCATGCCGTAGCGAAATAGTCGGGATGCAAGTCACAGACCACACACCTCGGTTCGAATCGAAACATTCGAGAAAAATGAGAAATCGATTCTTCAAAAAAAGAAAGGTTTTCCCGGCAAGACAACTCGCCTATATGTTGACCCAATAAAATATCTTCTTTTTTCCCTATCGCAAAGCAGGAAACCTGTTCGGCCCCGACAGCCAATATTCCTTCGGTAGCCTGCACGTTGCGTAATGGTTCGGGAGTATATCCCCGCGACCTTCGTATGGGACGACAAACTCCGTCATATTCCTGTACGACAGAATCATCGACCCGGTTGTAAATATCCCGATTGTACGAAACGACCGAATCGACTTTGGAATCAAACAAATCATGAGCCTCCTCATCTGCTATGACGATAGGACGTCCCCCCATATTCCCACTGGTTACCACGATTCGTCTCAATTCGGGAGCTTCTGTAAACAAATCATAATGTATCGCCATATAAGGTAATAGAACTCCCAAAGACCGATATCCCTCATTCAGCCACGGCGCATTATGCACTTTCTCCTCCGCCAGCACGATAGGCCGCCTCCACGAGTTCAACGCTTTTCGCTCCTCATCGGAAAGATTCAAATCGACCATTACCTCCCGTTCGTCCCGATACATGACAGCCAAAGGCTTGGCATAACGACCTTTCAACTCCCGTATTCGGGCGACAGCCTGCTCATTATCGGCATCGCAGATGAGGTTGTAACCGCCCAAACTTTTCAAAGCGACGACACCTCCATTCGACAATACATCGGATATTCGCGAAACTATACGGATATAAACCGTATCCTCATTCCCTTCGGAATCCCGCAGCGTATAATGCGGGCCACATTCGTTACAAGCGATGGGTTGTGCATGGAAACGGCGATCATTTACATCGGCATACTCCTCCCGACACGTATCGCACATACCAAAAGAGCTCATAGTCGTAACGGCTCTATCGTAAGGTAATTTTTCGATAATGGAAAAACGAGGCCCGCAATGCGTACAATTGATAAAGGGATACCCCATGCGATGCAACTGGTGTTTCCGGTCTTTCAAACAATCGGAGCAAATAGCTATATCGGGGCTTATACGTGTGATTTCGTCGCCAGAACTACGGCTGGGAGCAATATCGAAACTTTCATATTTTTTCGAGACACGGCATTGTACTGTTTCTATATGTTCGATAGAAGCGACCTCCGGAACCGATTTTATCAAAGCCTTCAAGAATTTCTCCTTTTGAATACAGGTAGATTGCAACACGATAAGAACTCCGTCATTACTATTATCCACGTACCCACGTAATCCCATCTCATTAGCCAAGCGGTATACATAAGGACGGAATCCTACTCCTTGCACAAGACCTCTGACATGTATGTGATATTGATTCATCTGCAAAAGTTTTTTCAGATTTCTTTCTAAACAATACAATTGTAAAAGTTGTTCATTATCCGTACCAAAACTATTACTCAAACTATGTGCTTAGCTATTCCCGGAAAAATTCTCGATATAGATACTTCCTGTTCCCTGCGTATGGCGACAGTCGATTTCGGCGGTATACATAAATCCATCTGCATACAATATGTCGACGCGGAGCCCGGCGATTTCATCTTGGCTCACGCCGGCATGGCGATAACCCGTCTCGATAGTGAAGAAGCAGAAGCTACATTGGAGGATTTCAAGATCCTCGCAGATAACCTTAATCCCGACAACCATGTGGTATGAAAAACAATTCAGGGATAACGGTAATCTTACGACATTACTCCAAGCAATCCGACAAATAGCTACGTTCCCGATACGAATCATGGAAGTATGCGGGGGACAAACCTATGCCCTGTCCCGGTATCGAATCGAAGAATTACTCCCCGACACGGTACAAATGATTCACGGGCCGGGATGCCCGGTATGCGTCACCCATGAAGATACCATATCGCAAGCTATCGAAATAGCTCGGAATCCCCAAACCATATTCTGTACCTTCGGAGACATGGTACGTGTGCCCGGGACAAAAGGAAGTTTACAACAACTCAAAGCCGAAGGAAAAGATATACGTATTGTCTATTCTCCTCTCGATACGTTACGGATAGCCAGTGAAAATCCCGAAAAACAAGTCGTCTTCTTCGCCATAGGATTCGAGACGACCACACCCCTATACACTTTGTTGTTGCAAGAAATCGTCTCCCGAAAAATAACCAATCTATCCTTGCTGACCTCCTTGTTCACCATACCCGCCGCCATATCGTTTTTAGCCCAAGACCCCGAATGTAAAATAGACGGACTGTTGGCAGCCGGACACGTATGCTCGATTACCGGGCTCCGAGAGTACGATGCCTTGGCCGAAAAATTGAAATTGCCCATCGCTGTAACCGGATTCGAACCGGCCGACTTATTATATGGCATTTATCAAGTTATACGGTTGAAAGCACAAGGCATCGACCGTACCATAAACGCTTACCGAAGAGCCGTACCTACACAAGGGAACAGAATGGCCCGACAAAAGACAGAGCGTTTCTTCACACCCTATGACGCCTATTGGAGGGGATTGGGAAAGATACCCGTCAGCGGATTGAGACTACGCCCCGAATATGAACAATACGAAGCTCGAAATCGTTTTTTATGCAAAGTAAAACCGGGCATTCAAGCCTCCGCATGTCGGGCAGGAGAAATCATGAAGGGGAAAATATCTCCCGAAAAGTGTCCCTTGTTCGGCAACCGTTGTACCCCCGATACCCCGTTAGGGGCATCTATGGTATCGTCGGAAGGAGCTTGCTCTGCTTTTTATCGTTACAGAACTAACTAAAAAACGAAATATGAATTTACCCGACTGTCCCACACCGACACAAAAATACGACCGAATCGTCATGGCCCACGGCGGCGGAGGACGAATGACAAGCCGTCTTATCGAAAAGATTTTCTATCCGGCCTTTCAAAACAAATGGCTCGAACAAGCTCATG harbors:
- the hypD gene encoding hydrogenase formation protein HypD; this encodes MWYEKQFRDNGNLTTLLQAIRQIATFPIRIMEVCGGQTYALSRYRIEELLPDTVQMIHGPGCPVCVTHEDTISQAIEIARNPQTIFCTFGDMVRVPGTKGSLQQLKAEGKDIRIVYSPLDTLRIASENPEKQVVFFAIGFETTTPLYTLLLQEIVSRKITNLSLLTSLFTIPAAISFLAQDPECKIDGLLAAGHVCSITGLREYDALAEKLKLPIAVTGFEPADLLYGIYQVIRLKAQGIDRTINAYRRAVPTQGNRMARQKTERFFTPYDAYWRGLGKIPVSGLRLRPEYEQYEARNRFLCKVKPGIQASACRAGEIMKGKISPEKCPLFGNRCTPDTPLGASMVSSEGACSAFYRYRTN
- a CDS encoding HypC/HybG/HupF family hydrogenase formation chaperone; translation: MCLAIPGKILDIDTSCSLRMATVDFGGIHKSICIQYVDAEPGDFILAHAGMAITRLDSEEAEATLEDFKILADNLNPDNHVV
- a CDS encoding hydrogenase maturation nickel metallochaperone HypA yields the protein MHELSLACSVVELVEKELALHGGGSVRCIEITIGDLSGVDNDAFLFSLNMVLERSAFAGARVMVDRVKPLAVCGVCGESFSPVSLYASCPKCGSYKTRLVSGQEFRLTSLIVETDK
- the hypB gene encoding hydrogenase nickel incorporation protein HypB gives rise to the protein MCTTCGCGHQEMSHEEMHRLGIAHGHGKTVDIAVEQDILSENNRIAGQNRNIWNTTGCWAINLVSSPGSGKTTLLESTIKRLGGRDFHKIAVIEGDQHTDNDAGRIRNLGIPAIQINTHNGCHLDARMVSSAFDELAVKDTLLFIENVGNLVCPAMFDLGENLRVVLLSVTEGDDKPLKYPYMFAGADICIINKIDLLPYVDSDVARLKDNALKINPQLCFFEISATRGMGMDEWCEYLLACFERKEEK
- the hypF gene encoding carbamoyltransferase HypF; translation: MNQYHIHVRGLVQGVGFRPYVYRLANEMGLRGYVDNSNDGVLIVLQSTCIQKEKFLKALIKSVPEVASIEHIETVQCRVSKKYESFDIAPSRSSGDEITRISPDIAICSDCLKDRKHQLHRMGYPFINCTHCGPRFSIIEKLPYDRAVTTMSSFGMCDTCREEYADVNDRRFHAQPIACNECGPHYTLRDSEGNEDTVYIRIVSRISDVLSNGGVVALKSLGGYNLICDADNEQAVARIRELKGRYAKPLAVMYRDEREVMVDLNLSDEERKALNSWRRPIVLAEEKVHNAPWLNEGYRSLGVLLPYMAIHYDLFTEAPELRRIVVTSGNMGGRPIVIADEEAHDLFDSKVDSVVSYNRDIYNRVDDSVVQEYDGVCRPIRRSRGYTPEPLRNVQATEGILAVGAEQVSCFAIGKKEDILLGQHIGELSCRENLSFFEESISHFSRMFRFEPRCVVCDLHPDYFATAWGERYAVERHIPVYRVQHHHAHAVAVMAEYALTGDVLALCLDGTGYGDDCTIWGGELIRCSRTEYRRLSHHLYLPMPGGDIAAREPWRMAVSLLYSLYGENMPLPDNFVKRVGEDRIKLVSRMIARRINTPLSSGAGRLFDAVASLLGIADFNRYRSEAPQKLEQVADRSILKIYPFDKDNPLDFSWLVKAVLNDLQKGVPRSEIASAFHRTYAAMWCVELAKQAVRQKLSRVVLCGGVFQNKLLVDILMPMLRQLGLQPYLPASVPCNDAGIAVGQMAVTAAWIEQSMNHNDKRHARVVVGL